Proteins found in one candidate division WOR-3 bacterium genomic segment:
- a CDS encoding dihydroorotase, whose product MSLRIKDVHLFDPLNGIDEVGNILIEEGKVVKELTSFPIEEINGKGLYLFPGFIDVHSHFREPGAEDAETIETGSKAAVKGGYTSVCVMPNTEPPIDNEGVARFIKEKSEEVGLCRVFPIGTITKGRKGKELSEMSHLFEAGCVAFSDDGDCVMDSFLLRNALEYSKLFNTPIIDHPEDKSLSAKGQMNEGVISTILGLKGIPDISESTVVARDLLLSKFTSGRLHLAHISTADSVKLIREFKTEKITSEVTPHHLILSDEEIKDFDPNKKMNPPLRTKADLEILQKALVEGIIDVVATDHAPQPDYKKETDFVEAAFGVIGLETSFGVLYTFLVKAGKMELGKLIKVLTSTPSKIFNLPLGEIKEGGIADFTIVDLKGSWKVEADGFVSKSKNSPFLGKRLEGVVKYTIVDGRIVYREGDFLIKKK is encoded by the coding sequence ATGAGCTTAAGAATTAAAGATGTTCATCTTTTTGACCCCTTAAATGGTATTGATGAGGTTGGAAATATTTTAATAGAAGAAGGGAAAGTTGTGAAAGAATTAACATCTTTTCCTATAGAGGAAATAAATGGAAAAGGTTTATATCTCTTTCCAGGATTTATTGATGTTCATTCTCATTTCCGAGAACCCGGAGCTGAAGATGCTGAGACAATAGAGACAGGTTCTAAAGCGGCTGTTAAAGGAGGATATACATCTGTTTGTGTAATGCCGAATACTGAACCTCCAATTGACAACGAAGGGGTTGCGAGATTTATAAAGGAGAAAAGTGAAGAAGTAGGATTATGCAGGGTTTTCCCCATTGGGACTATTACAAAAGGGAGAAAAGGGAAAGAACTTTCTGAAATGAGTCATCTTTTTGAGGCTGGTTGTGTTGCTTTTAGTGATGATGGAGATTGCGTAATGGATTCTTTTTTGCTCAGAAATGCCTTAGAATATTCTAAGTTATTTAATACACCAATTATAGATCACCCTGAAGATAAAAGCCTTTCTGCAAAAGGGCAAATGAATGAAGGAGTTATTTCAACAATTCTTGGTCTTAAGGGTATTCCAGATATATCCGAATCAACAGTTGTTGCAAGAGATCTTCTTTTGTCTAAGTTCACTAGTGGGAGATTGCATTTGGCACATATTTCCACTGCAGATTCGGTTAAATTAATTAGAGAATTTAAAACCGAAAAGATAACCTCAGAGGTTACTCCTCATCATTTAATTCTTTCTGATGAAGAGATCAAAGATTTTGATCCAAATAAAAAAATGAATCCTCCTCTAAGAACTAAAGCGGATTTAGAAATTCTTCAAAAGGCTTTAGTGGAGGGAATAATTGATGTTGTGGCAACCGATCATGCTCCTCAACCTGATTATAAGAAAGAGACTGATTTTGTAGAAGCAGCATTCGGAGTAATAGGTCTTGAAACTTCTTTTGGGGTTTTATACACTTTTTTGGTAAAAGCTGGAAAAATGGAACTTGGCAAACTAATAAAAGTGTTAACTTCTACCCCTTCAAAGATTTTTAATCTTCCTCTTGGAGAAATAAAAGAAGGAGGAATTGCGGATTTTACTATTGTGGATCTTAAAGGTAGTTGGAAAGTGGAAGCCGATGGATTTGTCTCAAAATCAAAGAACTCACCCTTTTTAGGAAAAAGATTAGAAGGCGTTGTAAAATATACAATAGTGGATGGAAGAATTGTTTATAGAGAAGGGGATTTTTTAATAAAGAAAAAATGA
- a CDS encoding aspartate carbamoyltransferase catalytic subunit: MALYRKDLLGIEDLKREEIEEILQTSEYMEDILTRPIKKAPTLRGFTVANLFFEPSTRTLNSFVLAEKRLSADSINFSLFSSSVAKGETLLDTARTIQAMEVDIMIIRHSTPGVPHFLAEKLKASVINAGDGCHEHPTQALLDLMTIKKRFPSFKGLKVGIIGDIKHSRVARSLILALNKMEAKVTVCGPPTLLPLWLEELGIDYTYKIEEAIQGKNILYILRIQKERQEDCLLPSVREYVKNYSLTYERLKKFASPDVVIMHPGPINRGIEIESRVADSEYSLILEQVTAGVAVRMSVLYLLLKEKINELKN, translated from the coding sequence ATGGCTCTTTATAGAAAGGATTTGTTAGGAATTGAGGATCTTAAAAGAGAAGAAATTGAGGAGATTTTACAGACTTCAGAATATATGGAAGATATCTTAACAAGACCAATAAAGAAGGCTCCAACACTAAGAGGGTTTACAGTGGCTAATCTTTTCTTTGAACCAAGCACAAGAACTCTAAATTCTTTTGTTCTTGCTGAGAAGAGACTTTCTGCTGATTCTATAAATTTTTCTCTATTTTCTTCCTCTGTAGCTAAAGGGGAAACATTACTTGATACAGCAAGAACTATTCAGGCAATGGAAGTAGATATAATGATAATAAGGCATTCTACTCCTGGTGTTCCACATTTTTTGGCAGAGAAATTAAAGGCATCTGTGATAAATGCTGGGGATGGTTGTCATGAACATCCCACTCAAGCTCTTTTAGATCTTATGACAATAAAGAAAAGATTCCCTTCTTTTAAAGGTTTAAAAGTTGGGATTATTGGGGATATTAAGCATTCAAGGGTCGCTCGTTCACTTATCTTGGCACTTAATAAGATGGAAGCGAAAGTTACTGTTTGTGGGCCACCAACTCTTTTACCTCTCTGGTTGGAAGAGCTTGGGATTGATTACACTTACAAGATAGAGGAGGCTATTCAAGGGAAGAATATTTTGTATATTCTAAGGATCCAGAAAGAACGACAAGAAGATTGTCTTTTGCCTTCAGTTAGGGAATATGTTAAGAATTACTCTTTGACTTATGAAAGACTTAAAAAATTTGCCTCTCCAGATGTGGTTATAATGCACCCTGGACCAATTAATAGAGGGATAGAAATAGAATCAAGAGTTGCGGATTCCGAGTATTCTTTAATACTTGAGCAGGTAACTGCTGGTGTTGCTGTAAGGATGAGTGTTTTGTATCTTCTTTTAAAGGAGAAAATAAATGAGCTTAAGAATTAA
- the pyrR gene encoding bifunctional pyr operon transcriptional regulator/uracil phosphoribosyltransferase PyrR has protein sequence MKIKFKEKRILMDKEEIKKTIERLSSEIIKDNPDINSLFIIGIRKRGDILAKRLAEVLKKKTNWEIEVGAIDITLYRDDLTKYGPKPIIGSTYFPSPIEGKEVLLVDDVIFTGRTIRSALDEIMDYGRPLRVKLAVMVDRPGRELPINPDYKGISIDLKEKEEVQVLLEEIDNEDVVKIIEVSSNGSL, from the coding sequence ATGAAAATTAAATTTAAAGAAAAAAGAATTTTGATGGATAAGGAAGAGATAAAGAAGACCATTGAAAGATTATCTTCTGAGATCATAAAAGATAATCCTGATATTAATTCTTTATTTATAATAGGGATTAGGAAAAGGGGTGATATTCTTGCTAAAAGACTAGCAGAAGTTCTAAAGAAAAAAACAAATTGGGAAATAGAGGTGGGAGCTATTGATATTACATTATACAGGGATGATTTAACAAAATATGGTCCAAAACCTATAATTGGTTCTACTTATTTTCCTTCCCCTATAGAGGGGAAAGAAGTTCTTCTTGTGGATGACGTAATTTTCACTGGGAGAACCATAAGGTCTGCTTTGGATGAGATCATGGATTATGGAAGACCTTTGAGAGTAAAGCTTGCCGTTATGGTAGATAGACCTGGGAGGGAACTTCCTATTAATCCTGATTACAAGGGAATCTCGATAGATCTAAAAGAAAAAGAAGAAGTTCAGGTTCTCCTGGAGGAAATTGATAATGAAGATGTTGTTAAGATAATAGAGGTTTCTTCTAATGGCTCTTTATAG
- a CDS encoding FAD-dependent oxidoreductase, with protein MEREVLILGGGPAGMAAAFELNKAGKSFVVVEKNEEVGGLSRTLVFGEFRTDTGPHRFFSQNKYLYDFIEDLLGESWIKVDRLTRFYVNGKFFLYPVELRNALLNVGFYKGFKIVRDYLFERTKKVFLRKEPISFEEQVISDFGRTLAELNMLNYTEKIWGLPCAKISPDWARQRIRGLSLKEMFKKAIIKSKEGPKTLVDQFYYPASGTGLIYQKIKERILDGRYGIVKLNSRPVKIGVKNNKIEEIIVKTNKGNEIFRADYVLSSIPITEFINLLDTDVPKDVLKAAQNLRFRSHVSLFITLNKSSVFPDQWIYFPEKEIPFGRIMEPKNFSKKMSPPDKTSLLLEFFCWENEEVWEATKEKLFNLSLEWLEDLGFVKEKEVLGLFVHKERYAYPVYDLGYRENLDKVKNYLGQIKNLQLIGRAGSFRYNNQDHALEMGILAARNVIEGKKYNIDEIGTEQEYFERGYVK; from the coding sequence ATGGAAAGAGAAGTCTTGATCTTAGGTGGAGGGCCCGCTGGGATGGCAGCGGCTTTTGAGTTGAATAAAGCAGGAAAGTCTTTTGTTGTTGTGGAGAAGAACGAAGAAGTTGGTGGGCTTTCCAGAACTTTAGTGTTTGGAGAATTTAGAACGGATACTGGTCCACATAGGTTTTTCAGTCAGAACAAATATCTATATGATTTTATTGAAGATTTACTTGGAGAGAGTTGGATAAAAGTGGATAGGTTGACGAGATTTTATGTGAATGGTAAATTTTTTCTTTATCCTGTTGAGTTAAGAAATGCTCTTTTAAACGTTGGTTTTTATAAAGGATTTAAGATTGTTCGTGATTATCTTTTTGAAAGAACGAAAAAGGTTTTTTTAAGGAAAGAGCCAATATCCTTTGAGGAGCAAGTAATTTCAGATTTTGGAAGAACCTTAGCTGAACTTAATATGCTTAATTATACAGAGAAAATTTGGGGTCTGCCTTGTGCTAAGATTTCTCCTGATTGGGCTCGTCAGAGAATTAGAGGTCTTTCTTTAAAGGAAATGTTTAAGAAAGCTATTATTAAGTCAAAAGAAGGTCCAAAGACTCTTGTTGATCAGTTTTATTATCCGGCTTCTGGGACAGGTTTAATTTACCAAAAAATTAAAGAGAGGATTTTGGATGGAAGATATGGGATTGTTAAGTTAAATAGTAGACCTGTTAAAATAGGTGTTAAAAATAATAAAATAGAAGAAATTATTGTAAAGACAAATAAGGGAAACGAAATTTTTAGAGCCGATTATGTCCTTTCTTCTATTCCAATAACGGAATTCATTAACTTATTAGATACAGATGTCCCAAAAGATGTTTTGAAAGCGGCCCAAAATTTAAGATTTAGGTCACACGTTTCTCTTTTTATCACCCTTAATAAATCCTCTGTTTTCCCTGACCAATGGATATATTTTCCAGAAAAAGAAATTCCTTTTGGGAGAATAATGGAGCCAAAGAATTTTAGTAAGAAGATGTCACCCCCTGATAAGACTTCTCTTCTTCTAGAATTTTTCTGCTGGGAAAATGAAGAAGTGTGGGAGGCAACAAAGGAGAAGTTGTTTAATTTGAGCTTAGAATGGTTGGAAGATCTTGGTTTTGTTAAAGAAAAAGAGGTTTTGGGGCTTTTTGTTCATAAGGAAAGGTATGCATATCCAGTTTATGATTTGGGGTATAGAGAGAATTTGGATAAAGTCAAAAATTATCTGGGGCAAATTAAAAATTTGCAATTAATTGGGAGGGCTGGGAGTTTTAGATATAATAATCAAGATCATGCTCTGGAGATGGGAATTTTGGCTGCGAGAAATGTAATAGAAGGTAAGAAGTATAATATAGATGAAATTGGAACAGAGCAAGAATATTTTGAGAGAGGTTATGTGAAGTAA